A DNA window from Burkholderia sp. HI2500 contains the following coding sequences:
- the bcsQ gene encoding cellulose biosynthesis protein BcsQ yields MKTIAIASTTGGAGRTTLTAALAVLLARRGRPVVAVEFDAQNLMGATLGLDSLAEHGLAQSLLGGGEPWHAHTWRNADGVLFVPYGQVDAAGAAACDARLAADPAWLARALDEIALPADGVVLIDTARYPSTQAEQAIRRADLTLVVVPPEPTACATTAARLGALRAGGGELQIVVNRLNPARDMQRDALGMLRAVAGPASMLEQRIHVDAAVPEALARGSWIFDDAPYSQASHDLNGVANWVDAWLAAGAAGRRGAAR; encoded by the coding sequence ATGAAGACGATCGCTATTGCGTCGACGACGGGCGGCGCGGGCCGCACGACGCTCACGGCCGCGCTCGCGGTGCTGCTCGCGCGTCGCGGCCGACCGGTCGTCGCCGTCGAATTCGATGCACAGAACCTGATGGGCGCGACGCTCGGCCTCGACTCGCTGGCCGAGCATGGCCTCGCGCAGAGCCTGCTCGGCGGCGGCGAGCCGTGGCATGCCCATACGTGGCGCAACGCCGACGGCGTGCTGTTCGTCCCGTACGGGCAGGTCGACGCGGCCGGCGCCGCCGCGTGCGATGCGCGGCTCGCGGCCGATCCCGCGTGGCTCGCGCGCGCGCTCGACGAGATTGCGCTGCCGGCCGACGGCGTCGTGCTGATCGACACCGCGCGCTATCCGTCGACGCAGGCCGAGCAGGCGATTCGCCGCGCGGACCTCACGCTCGTCGTCGTGCCGCCCGAGCCGACCGCGTGCGCGACGACGGCCGCGCGGCTCGGCGCGCTGCGGGCCGGCGGCGGCGAACTGCAGATCGTCGTGAACCGGCTGAATCCGGCGCGCGACATGCAGCGCGACGCGCTCGGCATGCTGCGCGCGGTCGCGGGGCCGGCGTCGATGCTCGAGCAGCGCATCCACGTCGATGCGGCCGTGCCCGAAGCGCTCGCACGCGGCAGCTGGATCTTCGACGACGCGCCGTATTCGCAGGCGTCGCACGACCTGAACGGCGTCGCGAACTGGGTCGATGCGTGGCTGGCGGCAGGCGCCGCCGGTCGCCGCGGAGCGGCGCGATGA
- the bcsE gene encoding cellulose biosynthesis protein BcsE gives MNTELDATRPAFGAAGLLGRLRALLGAPAGGRIGTVSRLAIDGLPDAWTQLEAGGLYAIYAAGGTPACDALVWESARQARTRDVTVVLARDAAHVADQMQARGFAGGAQPAGWPRNLNVLAMPPAAEPANGDNPGAGATADAPRRAAPGPFARLTGGLRALKRYGFRARSLYFVEGAQRWFSWDDPIALADEAHALADWCRTRRIALVLLLDPEATRADGAARTDDAPLVRDADRTPRSGFHGICSGVAQLQRTHGELLWVVDFWRAGDTLAAGEVRPLRFAPGGRLSANVDGGATEPAHRMKLASDEDRVVVSRAVLEGANRVPDGWEIVEDNAAVVAACAHAQAATAVLVFRSHAQLEALCADVHALRRQCGGALKIAVVERGEVLRQQFEMLVLSVGASRVVARDLPVSRMQAAVHALPGQLYARPVAADYRAALAAALGDSVLGYLPVGAFCLRIRAVLDRGAVLALPHTLAKIALLPGVSHVDALRCCRPRRAGDVVTADAAHLYVFLFACEPADAEDALARIFDVPVDTLSDRVVCLGHGSIDTELNALKAENRRAPIADYSDLFAATQPAGATRQPSVRTDLGAAVPDAGEVSGAIDAIDTIVALEAIGATSTAAAVDASAPEPVIPAARKRSAVRSAMPLRKEGVA, from the coding sequence GTGAATACGGAACTCGATGCCACCCGTCCCGCATTCGGCGCCGCCGGCCTGCTGGGCCGCCTGCGTGCGCTGCTGGGCGCGCCGGCCGGCGGCCGTATCGGCACGGTGAGCCGGCTCGCGATCGACGGCTTGCCCGATGCATGGACGCAACTGGAAGCCGGCGGCCTGTACGCGATCTACGCGGCCGGCGGCACGCCGGCCTGCGACGCGCTCGTGTGGGAGAGCGCGCGACAGGCGCGCACGCGCGACGTGACGGTCGTGCTCGCGCGCGACGCGGCCCACGTTGCCGACCAGATGCAGGCGCGCGGCTTCGCGGGCGGCGCGCAGCCGGCCGGCTGGCCGCGCAACCTGAACGTGCTGGCGATGCCGCCCGCGGCCGAGCCGGCCAACGGTGACAACCCCGGCGCCGGCGCAACCGCGGACGCCCCGCGCCGCGCGGCGCCGGGCCCGTTCGCACGACTGACCGGCGGCCTGCGCGCGCTGAAGCGCTACGGCTTTCGGGCGCGCTCGCTGTATTTCGTCGAGGGCGCGCAGCGCTGGTTCAGCTGGGACGACCCGATCGCGCTCGCCGACGAGGCGCACGCACTCGCCGACTGGTGCCGCACGCGCCGGATCGCGCTGGTGCTGCTGCTCGATCCCGAGGCGACCCGCGCGGACGGCGCAGCACGCACCGACGATGCGCCGCTCGTGCGCGATGCGGATCGCACGCCGCGCAGCGGTTTCCACGGTATCTGCTCGGGCGTCGCGCAGTTGCAGCGCACGCACGGCGAGCTGCTGTGGGTCGTCGATTTCTGGCGGGCGGGCGACACGCTCGCGGCCGGCGAAGTGCGGCCGCTGCGCTTCGCGCCGGGCGGCCGGCTGTCGGCGAACGTCGACGGCGGCGCGACCGAGCCCGCGCACCGGATGAAGCTCGCGAGCGACGAGGATCGCGTCGTCGTCAGCCGCGCGGTGCTCGAAGGCGCGAACCGCGTGCCGGACGGCTGGGAGATCGTCGAAGACAACGCGGCCGTCGTCGCCGCCTGCGCGCATGCGCAGGCCGCCACCGCGGTGCTCGTGTTCCGCTCGCATGCGCAGCTCGAAGCGCTCTGCGCGGACGTGCACGCATTGCGCCGGCAGTGCGGCGGTGCGCTGAAGATCGCGGTCGTCGAGCGCGGCGAAGTGCTGCGCCAGCAGTTCGAGATGCTCGTGCTGAGCGTCGGCGCGAGCCGCGTCGTCGCGCGCGACCTGCCGGTCTCGCGGATGCAGGCCGCCGTGCACGCGTTGCCCGGCCAGCTCTATGCGCGGCCCGTCGCGGCCGACTATCGTGCAGCGCTCGCGGCCGCGCTCGGCGATTCGGTGCTCGGCTACCTGCCGGTCGGCGCGTTCTGCCTGCGGATTCGCGCGGTGCTCGATCGCGGCGCCGTGCTCGCGCTGCCGCACACGCTCGCGAAGATCGCGCTGCTGCCGGGCGTGTCGCACGTCGACGCGCTGCGGTGTTGCCGGCCGCGCCGCGCGGGCGACGTCGTGACGGCCGATGCCGCGCACCTGTACGTGTTCCTGTTCGCGTGCGAGCCGGCCGATGCGGAGGACGCGCTCGCGCGCATCTTCGACGTGCCGGTCGACACGCTGTCCGACCGCGTCGTATGCCTCGGCCACGGCAGCATCGACACCGAGCTCAACGCGCTGAAGGCGGAGAACCGGCGCGCACCGATCGCCGACTACAGCGACCTGTTCGCGGCCACGCAGCCGGCGGGCGCGACACGCCAACCGTCGGTGCGCACCGACCTCGGCGCGGCGGTGCCCGACGCGGGCGAAGTGAGCGGCGCGATCGACGCGATCGATACGATCGTCGCGCTCGAGGCGATCGGTGCGACATCGACGGCCGCGGCTGTCGACGCATCGGCGCCGGAACCCGTCATTCCCGCCGCGCGCAAGCGCAGCGCCGTCCGCAGCGCGATGCCGCTGCGCAAGGAGGGAGTCGCATGA
- the bcsA gene encoding UDP-forming cellulose synthase catalytic subunit — MNAGFALRLRVLGRRAADWLARGIGLPAQRTLVDWIVRLFFHAPPPGRPDHVRRWVRVASLRLAQEWGVLQPLSPREWLWRAIVRAPRSAEGRPARDPLAWFDRYVVPVYVAGRAVGRRIDALLARLPWVRWGGWLDARANGVGRHRWLAPLLLVAGALLWAAAGMSPLMPGAQFAFFAIVAVLALALRRLPGHLPTLALASLALLATVRYMWWRTTQTLDFRSPVEAVAGYLLYGAEAYTWMILLLGFVQTAWPLDRPIVPLPDDPDTWPTVDIYIPTYNEPLSVVKPTVFAAQSIDWPTAKLRVYLLDDGKRPEFEAFAREAGIDYVTRDDNRHAKAGNINRALPKTHGEYIAIFDCDHVPTRSFLQTTMGVFLRDPKCALVQTPHHFFSPDPFERNLGTFREIPNEGNLFYGLVQSGNDLWNATFFCGSCAVLKRSALEEVGGVAVETVTEDAHTALKLHRRGYTSAYLPTVQAAGLATESLAGHVKQRTRWARGMAQIFRIDNPFLGRGLGLIQRICYGNAMLHFFYGIPRLVFLTIPLAYLFFHLYFINASALALASYVIPYLVLANVANSRMQGRYRHSFWAEVYESVLAWYIALPTTVAFFSPKHGKFNVTDKGGKIDEGYVDWSTSKPYLVLFGMNVLAILAGLWRLVADQGDEASTILITLGWTVYNLAMLGAALAVARETKQVRVTHRIAMRVPAMLLLADGSTAACFTSDYSTGGLGLEAVPGLSLAVGDTLTVCVTRGDRPFPFPVRVSRVTPTHVGVSFDELTLEQERQLVQCTFGRADAWLDWHEGQRVDTPLGGLKEVLRIGLDGNVRMWKGAARGLLAMLAPKLDRARD, encoded by the coding sequence ATGAACGCGGGCTTCGCGCTGCGCCTGCGTGTGCTCGGCCGTCGTGCGGCCGACTGGCTCGCACGCGGCATCGGGTTGCCGGCGCAACGCACGCTGGTCGACTGGATCGTGCGGCTGTTCTTCCACGCGCCGCCGCCGGGCCGGCCCGATCACGTGCGCCGCTGGGTGCGCGTCGCGTCGCTGCGGCTGGCGCAGGAGTGGGGCGTGCTGCAGCCGCTCAGCCCGCGCGAATGGCTGTGGCGCGCGATCGTGCGGGCGCCGCGCTCGGCGGAAGGCCGGCCCGCGCGCGATCCGCTCGCGTGGTTCGACCGGTATGTCGTGCCCGTCTACGTGGCCGGGCGCGCGGTCGGCCGGCGCATCGACGCGCTGCTCGCGCGCCTGCCGTGGGTGCGCTGGGGCGGCTGGCTCGATGCGCGCGCGAACGGTGTCGGCCGGCACCGCTGGCTCGCACCGCTGCTGCTGGTGGCCGGCGCGCTGCTGTGGGCCGCGGCCGGGATGTCGCCGCTGATGCCGGGCGCGCAGTTCGCGTTCTTCGCGATCGTCGCGGTGCTGGCGCTCGCGCTGCGCCGCCTGCCGGGCCATCTGCCGACGCTCGCGCTCGCGTCGCTCGCCCTGCTCGCGACGGTGCGCTACATGTGGTGGCGCACCACGCAGACGCTCGATTTCCGCAGCCCGGTCGAGGCCGTCGCCGGCTATCTGCTGTACGGCGCGGAAGCCTATACGTGGATGATCCTGCTGCTCGGCTTCGTGCAGACCGCATGGCCGCTCGACCGGCCGATCGTGCCGCTGCCCGACGATCCCGACACCTGGCCGACCGTCGACATCTACATCCCGACCTACAACGAGCCGCTGTCGGTCGTGAAGCCGACCGTTTTCGCCGCGCAGAGCATCGACTGGCCGACGGCCAAGCTGCGCGTGTATCTGCTCGACGACGGCAAGCGTCCCGAATTCGAGGCGTTCGCGCGCGAGGCGGGCATCGACTACGTGACGCGCGACGACAACCGCCACGCGAAGGCCGGCAACATCAACCGCGCGCTGCCGAAGACGCACGGCGAATACATCGCGATCTTCGACTGCGATCACGTGCCGACACGCTCGTTCCTGCAGACGACGATGGGCGTGTTCCTGCGCGACCCGAAGTGCGCGCTCGTGCAGACGCCGCACCATTTCTTCTCGCCCGATCCGTTCGAGCGCAACCTCGGCACGTTCCGCGAGATCCCGAACGAAGGCAACCTGTTCTACGGCCTCGTGCAGTCGGGCAACGACCTGTGGAACGCGACGTTCTTCTGCGGCTCGTGCGCGGTGCTCAAGCGCAGCGCGCTGGAAGAGGTGGGCGGCGTCGCGGTCGAGACCGTGACCGAGGATGCGCACACGGCGCTCAAGCTGCACCGGCGCGGCTATACGTCGGCCTACCTGCCGACCGTGCAGGCGGCCGGCCTCGCGACCGAAAGCCTCGCGGGCCACGTGAAGCAGCGCACGCGCTGGGCACGCGGGATGGCGCAGATCTTCCGCATCGACAACCCGTTCCTCGGGCGCGGGCTCGGCCTCATCCAGCGGATCTGCTACGGCAACGCGATGCTGCACTTCTTCTACGGGATCCCGCGGCTGGTGTTCCTGACGATCCCGCTCGCGTACCTGTTCTTCCACCTGTACTTCATCAACGCGTCGGCGCTCGCGCTCGCGAGCTACGTGATCCCGTATCTCGTGCTCGCGAACGTCGCGAACTCGCGGATGCAGGGGCGCTACCGCCATTCGTTCTGGGCCGAGGTCTACGAATCGGTGCTCGCGTGGTACATCGCACTGCCGACCACCGTCGCGTTCTTCAGCCCGAAGCACGGCAAGTTCAACGTGACCGACAAGGGCGGCAAGATCGACGAAGGCTACGTCGACTGGTCGACGTCGAAGCCGTATCTGGTGCTGTTCGGGATGAACGTGCTCGCGATCCTCGCCGGCCTGTGGCGGCTCGTGGCCGACCAGGGCGACGAGGCGTCGACGATCCTGATCACGCTCGGCTGGACCGTGTACAACCTCGCGATGCTCGGCGCGGCGCTGGCCGTGGCGCGCGAAACCAAGCAGGTGCGCGTCACGCACCGGATCGCGATGCGCGTGCCGGCCATGCTGCTGCTCGCCGACGGGTCGACCGCCGCGTGCTTCACGAGCGACTACTCGACCGGCGGCCTCGGCCTCGAAGCGGTGCCGGGCCTCTCGCTTGCCGTCGGCGACACGCTGACGGTGTGCGTGACGCGTGGCGACCGGCCGTTCCCGTTCCCGGTGCGCGTGAGCCGCGTGACGCCGACCCATGTCGGCGTGAGCTTCGACGAACTCACGCTCGAACAGGAGCGCCAGCTCGTGCAATGCACGTTCGGCCGCGCGGACGCGTGGCTCGACTGGCACGAAGGCCAGCGGGTCGACACGCCGCTCGGCGGGCTGAAGGAAGTGTTGCGGATCGGCCTGGACGGCAACGTACGGATGTGGAAGGGTGCGGCGCGCGGCCTGCTGGCCATGCTGGCGCCGAAACTCGATCGGGCGCGCGACTGA
- the bcsZ gene encoding cellulose synthase complex periplasmic endoglucanase BcsZ: MARAMAKRRATRPARRVGAALALAVAMTCTAAGMATRAQAAGVGATDAGCSAAWPRWDAFKRDFISADGRVIDVGSADSRTVSEGQAYGLFFALVANDRRMFDTILAWTENNLAQGDLSAHLPAWLWGRAPDGAWRVLDANAASDADLWIAYALVEAGRLWHERSYTARGALLAKRVLDVETATVPGLGLTLLPGPTGFKLADGQWRVNPSYSPPQVIRALGARLPDDKRWAALVSSTGRVLLDTAPKGFSPDWALYRAGTGFGPDRDTHAESAYNAIRVYLWAGMLDRADPLAAPLLARFAPFADYIAAHGAPPEKVDTTTGVAGPNDGNGGFSAAAVPFLDARGQRALADAQAARVDTLARQSPPGYYTSVLTLFGLGWRDGRYRFGADGTLDARWGGRSCAAR; encoded by the coding sequence ATGGCGCGGGCAATGGCGAAGCGACGGGCAACGCGGCCGGCGCGGCGCGTCGGCGCGGCACTCGCGCTGGCGGTGGCGATGACGTGCACGGCGGCCGGCATGGCCACGCGCGCGCAGGCCGCGGGAGTCGGTGCGACCGACGCGGGATGCAGTGCGGCGTGGCCGCGCTGGGACGCGTTCAAGCGCGATTTCATCTCGGCCGACGGCCGCGTGATCGACGTCGGCTCGGCCGATTCACGCACGGTATCGGAGGGGCAGGCGTATGGACTTTTCTTCGCGCTGGTCGCGAACGACCGGCGCATGTTCGACACGATCCTCGCATGGACCGAGAACAATCTCGCGCAGGGCGACCTGAGCGCGCACCTGCCCGCGTGGCTGTGGGGCCGCGCGCCCGACGGCGCGTGGCGCGTGCTCGACGCGAACGCGGCATCGGACGCCGACCTGTGGATCGCGTATGCGCTCGTCGAGGCCGGGCGGCTGTGGCACGAACGCAGCTACACGGCGCGCGGCGCGCTGCTCGCGAAGCGCGTGCTCGACGTCGAGACGGCGACCGTGCCGGGCCTCGGCCTCACGCTGCTGCCCGGGCCGACGGGGTTCAAACTCGCCGACGGCCAGTGGCGCGTGAACCCGAGTTATTCGCCGCCGCAGGTGATCCGTGCGCTCGGCGCGCGCCTGCCCGACGACAAGCGCTGGGCCGCGCTCGTCTCCAGTACCGGCCGCGTGCTGCTCGACACCGCACCGAAAGGCTTTTCGCCCGACTGGGCGCTGTATCGCGCGGGCACGGGTTTCGGGCCCGACCGCGACACGCATGCGGAGAGCGCGTACAACGCGATTCGCGTGTATCTGTGGGCCGGCATGCTCGACCGCGCCGATCCGCTCGCCGCGCCGCTGCTCGCGCGTTTTGCGCCGTTCGCCGACTACATCGCCGCACATGGCGCGCCGCCGGAGAAGGTCGACACGACGACCGGCGTCGCCGGGCCGAACGACGGCAACGGCGGCTTCTCGGCGGCGGCCGTGCCGTTCCTCGACGCACGCGGCCAGCGCGCGCTGGCCGATGCCCAGGCGGCGCGTGTCGATACGCTCGCGCGCCAGTCGCCGCCCGGTTACTACACGAGCGTGCTGACGCTGTTCGGGCTCGGCTGGCGCGACGGGCGCTACCGGTTCGGCGCGGACGGCACGCTCGACGCCCGCTGGGGAGGCCGCTCGTGCGCCGCCCGCTGA
- a CDS encoding cellulose synthase subunit BcsC-related outer membrane protein, with product MRRPLKRAAPHVAGFAWLASSVCAAAPGTAAHAPLANPAAPATAASADAQRLLDTARMWGVKHRDDLARDALRKGLLIAPGDPELLAEQVRVLLRLGDAKGAQASLARLQAQSPNAPATRRVADEYRVATSGRGEMAQIRLLARSGRADEAARRIVALFPNGAPSGALGAEYYQIVSNAPGGREPAIAALRRAVAADPQDTSATMALARLLNQRADTRPEANRIAWALAKRADADHTEAMALWRRVLQSAGSDPAYLDALHAYLVLVPDDTEFVDRVAELDRQRDAQRQLERNPDYIARQRGLQALARGDLAGADPLLTRAARARADDADAVGGLGLLRLREGRHDEARTLFARAATLSTDQRGKWQGLARTAQFWGLLAQGRAAAAAGRPQDEERAARAALAMQPDSPDAKLQLADALLAQRDWARAEPLLRELLAARSPDLAAVRGTATLYENTGRADQIGPLLGALQGRVTGRDDRRALDGLRADLLADQARALADKGERGPAAQRYEAAVRAAPDAPWTRFALARLYRDMGLPQLGRTVMDDGLAQSATPEMRYATALYRNSLDDVAGAQAALAPVDDAHRSDGMRALARKLEAQRALADARGALARGDRTAFAASLAQAQASAPDDPDMLAAIGAQWIDAGEADRGLAPLHDWIAAHPREADADVRLRYGDLLGSAGRDDALAAWLDTLRREPSLTPAQTARIEDQSLRLVLRQTDDAIAQQDYAQARKLLDRASPAGRADQRYALELADLERAQGHYDAARAALAPAVARTPDDADTQLALARIDEDSGNRAAALARVQAVLARTPDDDVDTQLSAVRRLNALRRPDEAGQVTDRLHAAYPARADVTVAAGRVAEAQGRYDDAASLYRMSQSQERTTGVSPGRDGLTPAQAAFADLQQRRNPEIETGWTPAYKSGDEGISSYRAQQVPIYMQMPIRYDGHVFAQIDTVHLDPGTLDTSNPNAYSLSTFGSYAALKAQNALTPASIANPPGSLHQTATGVALGAGYLTDAWRFDLGTSPLGFPVHYLVGGVRYRFDAGPASFSVNASRRPETSSVLSYSGMRDPWTGAVWGGVRRDGVTVRASVDVGRTNLFAELGAGVLSGRNVERNAEVTLRTGFTVPVYERATMKVSTGLVGNAWHYAENLRYYTYGQGGYYSPQRYLSLGVPIEWAGRHDALSWDLTVTGGISNSYEKDSLYYPMSSDQRAAQVAAGFVYTGSSTRGVSFSYGINGIVEYRVNPHLSVGAQLKVDRSHDYAPSSALVYLRYAFDARAQRSWLVTPTPVRLYSDY from the coding sequence GTGCGCCGCCCGCTGAAGCGCGCCGCGCCGCACGTCGCGGGATTCGCATGGCTCGCGTCGTCGGTGTGCGCGGCGGCGCCGGGCACCGCCGCGCACGCGCCGCTGGCGAACCCCGCAGCGCCGGCGACTGCCGCGTCCGCCGATGCGCAGCGTCTGCTCGACACTGCGCGGATGTGGGGCGTCAAGCATCGCGACGACCTCGCGCGCGACGCGCTGCGCAAGGGGCTGCTGATCGCGCCGGGCGATCCCGAGCTGCTGGCCGAACAAGTGCGCGTGCTGTTGCGGCTCGGCGACGCGAAAGGCGCGCAGGCGTCGCTCGCGCGGCTGCAGGCGCAGTCGCCGAATGCGCCCGCCACGCGGCGGGTGGCTGACGAATATCGCGTCGCGACGAGCGGGCGCGGCGAGATGGCACAGATCCGCCTGCTCGCGCGCAGCGGCCGCGCGGACGAAGCGGCCCGGCGGATCGTCGCGCTGTTTCCGAACGGCGCGCCGTCGGGTGCGCTCGGCGCCGAGTATTACCAGATCGTGTCGAATGCGCCGGGCGGACGCGAGCCGGCGATCGCCGCGCTGCGCCGCGCGGTCGCGGCCGATCCGCAGGACACGAGCGCGACGATGGCGCTCGCGCGGCTCTTGAACCAGCGTGCCGACACGCGGCCGGAGGCGAACCGGATCGCCTGGGCGCTCGCGAAGCGCGCCGACGCCGACCATACGGAGGCGATGGCGCTGTGGCGGCGCGTGCTGCAGTCGGCCGGCAGCGATCCCGCGTATCTCGATGCACTGCATGCGTATCTCGTGCTCGTGCCGGACGATACCGAATTCGTCGACCGCGTCGCGGAACTGGATCGCCAGCGCGACGCGCAGCGCCAGCTCGAACGCAATCCCGACTACATCGCACGGCAGCGCGGCCTGCAGGCGCTCGCGCGCGGCGACCTGGCCGGCGCCGATCCGCTGCTCACGCGCGCCGCGCGGGCGCGGGCGGACGACGCCGACGCGGTCGGCGGGCTCGGCCTGTTGCGCCTGCGCGAAGGGCGGCACGACGAAGCGCGCACGTTGTTCGCGCGTGCCGCGACGCTGTCGACCGACCAGCGCGGCAAATGGCAGGGCCTCGCGCGCACCGCGCAGTTCTGGGGGCTGCTCGCACAAGGCCGCGCGGCAGCCGCGGCAGGCCGTCCGCAGGACGAGGAGCGCGCCGCACGCGCGGCACTCGCGATGCAGCCGGACAGCCCGGATGCGAAGCTGCAGCTTGCCGACGCGTTGCTCGCGCAGCGCGACTGGGCACGCGCGGAGCCGTTGCTGCGCGAGTTGCTGGCCGCACGTTCGCCGGACCTCGCGGCCGTGCGCGGCACGGCCACGCTGTACGAGAACACCGGCCGCGCGGACCAGATCGGCCCGCTGCTCGGTGCGCTGCAAGGCCGCGTGACGGGCCGCGACGATCGGCGCGCGCTCGACGGCCTGCGTGCCGACCTGCTCGCGGACCAGGCGCGTGCGCTGGCGGACAAGGGCGAACGCGGGCCCGCCGCGCAGCGCTACGAGGCGGCCGTGCGCGCGGCGCCCGACGCGCCGTGGACGCGCTTCGCACTCGCGCGCCTCTATCGCGACATGGGGCTGCCGCAGCTCGGCCGCACGGTGATGGACGACGGGCTGGCGCAGAGCGCGACGCCCGAGATGCGCTACGCGACCGCGCTGTACCGCAATTCGCTCGACGACGTCGCGGGCGCGCAGGCCGCGCTCGCGCCGGTCGACGACGCGCACCGTTCGGACGGGATGCGCGCGCTCGCGCGCAAGCTCGAGGCGCAACGCGCGCTGGCCGACGCACGCGGCGCGCTCGCGCGCGGCGACCGCACGGCGTTTGCCGCGTCGCTCGCACAGGCGCAGGCGAGTGCGCCGGACGATCCCGACATGCTCGCCGCGATCGGCGCGCAATGGATCGACGCGGGCGAAGCCGACCGCGGGCTCGCACCGTTGCACGACTGGATCGCCGCGCACCCGCGCGAAGCCGACGCGGACGTGCGGCTGCGCTACGGCGACCTGCTCGGCAGCGCGGGGCGCGACGACGCGCTCGCCGCATGGCTCGACACGCTGCGCCGGGAACCGTCGCTGACGCCCGCACAGACGGCGAGGATCGAGGACCAGTCGCTGCGGCTCGTGCTGCGGCAGACGGACGACGCGATCGCGCAGCAGGATTACGCGCAGGCGCGCAAGCTGCTCGATCGCGCGAGCCCGGCCGGCCGCGCGGACCAGCGTTATGCGCTCGAACTGGCCGATCTCGAACGTGCGCAAGGCCATTACGATGCGGCGCGCGCCGCGCTTGCGCCGGCCGTCGCGCGCACGCCGGACGATGCGGATACGCAGCTCGCGCTGGCCCGCATCGACGAGGACAGCGGCAATCGGGCCGCGGCGCTTGCACGCGTGCAGGCCGTGCTGGCCCGCACGCCGGACGACGACGTCGATACGCAACTGTCGGCCGTGCGTCGCCTGAATGCGCTGCGCCGTCCGGACGAAGCCGGGCAGGTGACCGACCGGCTGCATGCCGCGTACCCGGCGCGCGCCGACGTGACGGTCGCGGCCGGCCGCGTGGCCGAGGCGCAGGGGCGCTATGACGATGCGGCGTCGCTGTACCGGATGTCGCAGTCGCAGGAGCGCACGACGGGCGTGAGCCCGGGCCGTGACGGACTGACGCCCGCGCAGGCCGCGTTCGCGGATCTCCAGCAGCGGCGCAATCCCGAGATCGAAACCGGCTGGACGCCCGCCTACAAGTCGGGCGACGAAGGCATCTCGTCGTATCGCGCGCAGCAGGTGCCGATCTACATGCAGATGCCGATCCGCTACGACGGGCACGTGTTCGCGCAGATCGACACCGTGCATCTCGACCCGGGCACGCTCGACACGAGCAACCCGAACGCGTATTCGCTCAGCACGTTCGGCAGCTACGCGGCGCTCAAGGCGCAGAACGCGCTGACCCCCGCATCGATCGCGAATCCGCCGGGCTCGCTGCACCAGACCGCCACGGGCGTCGCGCTCGGCGCCGGCTACCTGACGGACGCATGGCGCTTCGATCTCGGCACGTCGCCGCTCGGTTTCCCCGTGCATTACCTGGTCGGCGGCGTGCGCTATCGCTTCGACGCCGGCCCGGCCAGTTTCTCGGTGAATGCATCGCGGCGGCCGGAAACGAGCAGCGTGCTGTCGTACTCGGGGATGCGCGACCCGTGGACGGGCGCGGTCTGGGGCGGCGTGCGCCGCGACGGCGTGACCGTGCGCGCGTCGGTCGACGTCGGCCGCACGAACCTGTTCGCGGAACTCGGCGCGGGCGTGCTGTCCGGCCGCAACGTCGAACGCAACGCGGAAGTCACGCTGCGCACCGGCTTCACGGTGCCCGTGTACGAGCGTGCGACGATGAAGGTCAGCACCGGGCTCGTCGGCAACGCATGGCACTACGCGGAGAACCTGCGCTACTACACGTACGGGCAGGGCGGCTACTACAGCCCGCAACGCTACCTGTCGCTCGGCGTGCCGATCGAATGGGCGGGGCGGCACGATGCGCTGTCGTGGGACCTGACCGTCACCGGCGGGATCTCGAACAGCTACGAGAAGGATTCGCTGTATTACCCGATGTCGTCGGACCAGCGGGCCGCGCAGGTGGCGGCCGGGTTCGTGTACACGGGCAGCTCGACGCGCGGCGTGTCGTTCTCGTACGGGATCAACGGGATCGTCGAGTACCGCGTGAACCCGCACCTGAGCGTCGGCGCGCAGCTGAAGGTCGACCGGTCGCACGACTACGCGCCGAGTTCGGCGCTCGTGTACCTGCGCTATGCGTTCGACGCGCGCGCGCAACGCAGCTGGCTCGTCACGCCGACGCCGGTGCGGCTTTATTCGGATTACTAG